A single genomic interval of Flavobacterium sp. N2820 harbors:
- a CDS encoding endonuclease, whose amino-acid sequence MKKNIPLITFLLCSVIGWAQVPTGYYSTATGSGYALKTQLFNIINNSNNGLTPEYTHNDQGYDAFDAFTAVNDLDIYYENDGSILDVYSENPIASDPYNYTPITNECGNYDSEADCYNKEHVIPQSIFSQNDPMRGDAHHLLPTDGRVNGFRSNFPFGYVGSNLISQSGISNPTMNGSKLGNNINTGLFSGYTGTVFEPIDEFKGDIARIYFYFITRYENQVTGWTYSMFNGTSNQVLTDTFLYTMLDWHSNDPVSQKEIDRNNAIFVHQNNRNPFIDHPEYVCQIWTTHCTTLSSESFAFENTISIYPNPAVNNEVTISSETELKSIVLYNINGQIIQEIKNPTRVDNSYKLNNLSSGFYLVQMASENAVATKKVIVN is encoded by the coding sequence ATGAAAAAAAACATTCCCCTAATAACGTTTTTATTGTGCTCAGTAATTGGTTGGGCTCAAGTTCCTACAGGATATTACAGCACAGCAACAGGTTCTGGCTATGCATTAAAAACACAATTATTCAATATAATCAATAATTCAAATAATGGATTAACACCAGAATATACTCACAATGATCAAGGTTATGATGCATTTGACGCATTTACTGCAGTTAATGATTTAGATATTTATTATGAAAATGATGGGAGTATTTTAGATGTTTATTCTGAAAATCCAATTGCTTCAGATCCTTATAATTATACCCCTATTACAAATGAATGTGGAAATTATGATAGTGAAGCAGATTGTTACAACAAAGAGCATGTTATTCCTCAATCAATTTTTAGTCAAAATGACCCTATGAGAGGTGATGCACATCATTTATTACCTACTGACGGAAGAGTGAACGGTTTCAGAAGTAATTTTCCTTTTGGATATGTTGGAAGTAATCTAATTTCTCAAAGTGGAATATCAAATCCAACAATGAATGGTTCAAAATTAGGTAATAATATTAATACTGGATTATTTTCTGGATATACTGGAACTGTTTTTGAGCCTATCGATGAGTTTAAAGGAGATATAGCAAGAATTTATTTTTATTTCATTACACGTTATGAAAATCAAGTTACAGGATGGACGTATTCGATGTTTAATGGCACTTCAAATCAAGTTTTGACAGATACCTTTTTATATACAATGTTAGATTGGCATTCAAATGATCCTGTTTCTCAAAAAGAAATAGATCGAAATAATGCTATTTTTGTTCATCAAAATAACAGAAACCCATTCATAGATCATCCTGAATATGTTTGTCAAATATGGACAACACATTGTACTACTTTGTCTTCAGAGAGTTTTGCTTTTGAAAATACAATTTCGATTTACCCAAATCCAGCTGTTAATAACGAAGTTACAATTTCATCTGAAACGGAATTAAAATCGATTGTTTTATACAACATCAACGGACAAATTATTCAAGAAATTAAAAACCCTACACGAGTTGATAATTCTTATAAACTAAATAATTTATCAAGTGGGTTTTATTTAGTTCAAATGGCGTCTGAAAATGCGGTTGCAACTAAGAAAGTTATTGTAAACTAA